TATGGGACTCCAATTGTTGAAAAAGCAGAGTTCTTGGTGAACACTCTCATACATTTTTGGTTAGTTGATAATGATTTCTCACCATTGCCTGTGAATTTGTGCAAATCGTTTGGTATGACATTCCCTTTCCGGTCAGTACTGGGTGAGATTCCTCCTACTTCAGGATTAGGTGAAGTAGTAAATGTGTTTGTCAAATATCTGAATCTAAGTCCGATCGCATCAAGTGATAGAACTGACCAGGTTGACTACACTGAAAGTCCTAAGTGGAAGGTTGGGGGGACATTCAATGCTTCTCAGTCAAGAAATGCTGTTCCCTTTGTGGATTCTGGTAATTCTTGGAACTCGTGGATTCAGAGGCCATTGTACAGATTTATATTGAGGACATTCCTGTATTGTCCAATGGAAAGTTCTATTAAGAATGCATCTCAGGTGTTCACCTTGTGGGTTAGTTACCTGGAGCCCTGGTCTATTTCTATGGAAGAATTTGCAAAACTTGATTCAGATCTGGGGAAGTCTAATAGAGGGACATTAAAGGAGGTTACCCCATCAATGCCACATGGTTATACCTCTTCTTGGCAAGATTTTGTATTAGCTAACTACTTATACTACAGCTCTTTGGTCATGCATTTTATTGGTTTTGCCCACAAGTTTCTTCACACAGATCCAGAAGTGATAGTCAAGATGGTTTCAAAGGTCTGTTCCATTTTCAAATCTTTCCTTTTGTTGGTTACTATTGTAGAGAGGCTTCTGGTGCATATCACTTGGGTGTTTGTTGCAATAATGAGCGGCTGACTGCATGACATGTACTGCCAGTTATGTGCATGGTCGAAGTTTGGCATGTCTGGTCTCAATTAACTTTATATGACTACTTTAACTTTCACTAGCCAAATGAGAACTGCTCCAGATAACACGAGTCTTGTGGtttcaatttcaacaaataCTGTGGATTTTCATATTGGCAATTGTTGGTAATACTAATTACTTTTCTCTGTTCTTTGGAAGTGTCCAAGGAAGTGGCGACATCGACGATGATGTCACATACCGCATTGgggttgcttggatgaaatggaggaatgcctctggagtcttgtgtgataagaaaattccacctagacttaaaggtaagttctacagagtggtagttagaccggccttgttgtacggagcggagtgttggccagtcaagaactcacatgttcaGAAAATGCaggttgcggagatgaggatgttgagatggatgtgtgggcacactaggagtgataagattaggaatgaagttatccgggagaaggtgggagtggcatctgtggtggacaagctgagggaagcgagactgagatggtttggacatgtgaagagacggtgcgaagacgccccagtgaggaggtgtgaggggctggtcgtagagggtacgcggaggggtagaggtaggcctaagaagtattggggagaggtgattagacaggacttggctcagcttcacattaccgaagacatgactctagataggaaggagtggaggtcgcgtattaaggttgaaggttagtagggctagNNNNNNNNNNNNNNNNNNNNNNNNNNNNNNNNNNNNNNNNNNNNNNNNNNNNNNNNNNNNNNNNNNNNNNNNNNNNNNNNNNNNNNNNNNNNNNNNNNNNNNNNNNNNNNNNNNNNNNNNNNNNNNNNNNNNNNNNNNNNNNNNNNNNNNNNNNNNNNNNNNNNNNNNNNNNNNNNNNNNNNNNNNNNNNNNNNNNNNNNNNNNNNNNNNNNNNNNNNNNNNNNNNNNNNNNNNNNNNNNNNNNNNNNNNNNNNNNNNNNNNNNNNNNNNNNNNNNNNNNNNNNNNNNNNNNNNNNNNNNNNNNNNNNNNNNNNNNNNNNNNNNNNNNNNNNNNNNNNNNNNNNNNNNNNNNNNNNNNNNNNNNNNNNNNNNNNNNNNNNNNNNNNNNNNNNNNNNNNNNNNNNNNNNNNNNNNNNNNNNNNNNNNNNNNNNNNNNNNNNNNNNNNNNNNNNNNNNNNNNNNNNNNNNNNNNNNNNNNNNNNNNNNNNNNNNNNNNNNNNNNNNNNNNNNNNNNNNNNNNNNNNNNNNNNNNNNNNNNNNNNNNNNNNNNNNNNNNNNNNNNNNNNNNNNNNNNNNNNNNNNNNNNNNNNNNNNNNNNNNNNNNNNNNNNNNNNNNNNNNNNNNNNNNNNNNNNNNNNNNNNNNNNNNNNNNNNNNNNNNNNNNNNNNNNNNNNNNNNNNNNNNNNNNNNNNNNNNNNNNNNNNNNNNNNNNNNNNNNNNNNNNNNNNNNNNNNNNNNNNNNNNNNNNNNNNNNNNNNNNNNNNNNNNNNNNNNNNNNNNNNNNNNNNNNNNNNNNNNNNNNNNNNNNNNNNNNNNNNNNNNNNNNNNNNNNNNNNNNNNNNNNNNNNNNNNNNNNNNNNNNNNNNNNNNNNNNNNNNNNNNNNNNNNNNNNNNNNNNNNNNNNNNNNNNNNNNNNNNNNNNNNNNNNNNNNNNNNNNNNNNNNNNNNNNNNNNNNNNNNNNNNNNNNNNNNNNNNNNNNNNNNNNNNNNNNNNNNNNNNNNNNNNNNNNNNNNNNNNNNNNNNNNNNNNNNNNNNNNNNNNNNNNNNNNNNNNNNNNNNNNNNNNNNNNNNNNNNNNNNNNNNNNNNNNNNNNNNNNNNNNNNNNNNNNNNNNNNNNNNNNNNNNNNNNNNNNNNNNNNNNNNNNNNNNNNNNNNNNNNNNNNNNNNNNNNNNNNNNNNNNNNNNNNNNNNNNNNNNNNNNNNNNNNNNNNNNNNNNNNNNNNNNNNNNNNNNNNNNNNNNNNNNNNNNNNNNNNNNNNNNNNNNNNNNNNNNNNNNNNNNNNNNNNNNNNNNNNNNNNNNNNNNNNNNNNNNNNNNNNNNNNNNNNNNNNNNNNNNNNNNNNNNNNNNNNNNNNNNNNNNNNNNNNNNNNNNNNNNNNNNNNNNNNNNNNNNNNNNNNNNNNNNNNNNNNNNNNNNNNNNNNNNNNNNNNNNNNNNNNNNNNNNNNNNNNNNNNNNNNNNNNNNNNNNNNNNNNNNNNNNNNNNNNNNNNNNNNNNNNNNNNNNNNNNNNNNNNNNNNNNNNNNNNNNNNNNNNNNNNNNNNNNNNNNNNNNNNNNNNNNNNNNNNNNNNNNNNNNNNNNNNNNNNNNNNNNNNNNNNNNNNNNNNNNNNNNNNNNNNNNNNNNNNNNNNNNNNNNNNNNNNNNNNNNNNNNNNNNNNNNNNNNNNNNNNNNNNNNNNNNNNNNNNNNNNNNNNNNNNNNNNNNNNNNNNNNNNNNNNNNNNNNNNNNNNNNNNNNNNNNNNNNNNNNNNNNNNNNNNNNNNNNNNNNNNNNNNNNNNNNNNNNNNNNNNNNNNNNNNNNNNNNNNNNNNNNNNNNNNNNNNNNNNNNNNNNNNNNNNNNNNNNNNNNNNNNNNNNNNNNNNNNNNNNNNNNAGATTTACGACTCTTCAGTGATGGTGAAGATGGTGGACAAAAGTTGCTTCAGGTGATCAAAATTTAGCACTCCAGATGTTCTGTGTAGTTTGCACTTGTATGTCTGTGTTACTAACTTAGGCCAAACTGTCTTTCAGCTGTTTGTATTGCGAGCAGAATCTGAACTGCAATCAATTGGCGGAGAAAATCTTTCTCAAAACCTCCAGGGTTTGGATAGACTGAAATCCGAGCTGTGCCAGTTATTTGGTGGCCCTATTATGAATCCCTTGAGTACTCCAGAGACTGTACAATGTGAGTACATGCGGGATGAAATCTTTAAGCCCAGGAGTTTTGCAAATAGAGCAATGGTCGATATTAAATACAAGGGTGATTGGATGAAGCGGCCCATCTCAGACGATGAAATTGGGTGGCTGGCAAAGGTGCTTGTAAAGTTATCAGGCTGGTTAAACGAGAGTCTTGGGTTGGGTCAAGTCGAGAGCAGCCAAGAGAGTCCTTCTTGGTCATATGTTGACGTGTCCAGTGATGCAAGGAGTGTGTGCGGACCCATGGAAGTGATTAAAGTTGTGTTGTGCTCTTTCATTTCCTGGCTTCTTATGTTACGTGGAGCTGGTGTGAGGTTCATGAGAGAGCATGGTGTCAGGGTGAATCTCAGGGTCTTAGCATCAAAGAAGGTGGTAGTGGTGTTGCTTGTCATTGCTGCTTTCAGTCTACTCAGGAGAGCTTTTTTCGGAGTTGGGTAATGTTTACATGGGAGATCAAGCAACATATCAGAATGAACTCCTCAAATATAGGTCTAGGACTGAACCAAAAAAGAACAGAAATACTCGGAGAGTGTGTgatagagagaaagagagaaaaaagaaaggaaacaaagaaaaagcCTGCTTGCAAGGTTTCGTTTTGTTCTGTTTGTAAATGGACTTATCTTGTGCAGGATGGAGAATTTATATAGCAACTTGTTTGTTTGTAGCCTTCAGTCCTTCCACTTGTTTAAATATTGTTCTTTCTCCTAGCTGAAGCAGTAAGCTTTCTTGTGCCTTGTGAAGTAAAGTGCACCCAAACTGTCACGAGCTGCGTCTTCACTAGGTATCACATGACCTTTCCGTTACGTGTTTTTGGCAACTCACAAGTCACAGTTCACATGGGTTAATATAATCTAAATTTGTATAGCATGTTACATTATACTGCCTATTTGGGACAAATTagcaaaatatttgtttttggtttgttttttcAAACCATTGCTTTTTGGTGTCAGTAATTTCACGAAGTGGGTATAAAGTATGAATAAGTAAACCTACAAAGAAATTAAAGGGGATTCAATATCTActttatatacatgaaaaataattttaactttgaatatacagtgtaatttttcctttgaaGAGGGTTCAAAATGAACCTACTTGGCTCCGCCCCTCCCTAGTGAACCTATTTGCTCCCCACTTGGCTCCGTCCCTCTCTAGTATACGTAAACGGCAAATATTTGACATTGTATTTAATACAACTAGCAACAAGATTAGTATTCTACATTGTTACTATGACAGACGCACAAAATCAACTGCACATCTTGAACTGCCACCTTCATGTCTGAAAACATATTCAGCAATGTACATTCCTTTTCTATGTACACGTTAACTCGTTTCTGTGAGCATCTTCTGGTTTATACTGCGCGAAAATTCAACTTGCAGTGGAAAAAACTCGTGATGATAGTGAAAAACGTGTGAAATGCTGAAGGCCTGAGACAGTTATCCTTTCCCCTGCTGCTTAGTGTGCATTGCAGGATTCAGGACCTGCAGCCTTGCAGACACGAACGGAGTGGAATAACCAATCGATGAAACCTCTGTCATCAGAAAAGAAATGTGGTTTATCAACAACTCTACATTCATTTGTATTCTTTTCTAGTGAAGTGGAAAAAGCTATGATCAGTACCTCATATCATCTCAAGCAAATGGTTCATGTTGCTGTAGGCGGGCAAGTTGAAAGCACGATGAACTCGAGTGGGGTTATGATATCTGTGATTCTTGAAACTGGTTGAGCCTTCTGGACCAAATGGAGTGCAGAATCATATGGAAGAGATCAAATCTAAATGGCATTGCATTCCAATGAAAATGCTTCTGCACCCTCTTGACGTTATTTTGCATCACCTGATAACGTCGTAAAGGTATACTTAACAGAATCTCCTTCAGCTTAGGAATATCTTCCTCAGAAACTATCAATGAGAAAGCACTCCAATCGAGCACTTCGTCAAATGGGAGGGCAAGATTATCAGCAATGATCACTGGTACACACTCGTAGTATATTGCCTCGACGATCCTTGGACTGTTCACTTCAAAACCCATTGGACAAAGACAGAACTTGCTTGATTTCATGTGGTCAGCATAAGACATTACTCTTGAGACTTTGGTAGGTAGAGGCCCGTAAATTTTCATGTCTTCATCTCGGTCACTCCAGTACTTGAGGAGTTTGGGACGGACTGGTCCGTGCATATTTCCAGCAAAAAAGGCGAGGATAGGGCGTTGTGACACTCTTTTTCCACCAACATTTACTAGAGGCTTACCGATATTTCTTACGGCGGTCTCCGGAAGGGAAACATCCTTTCCAGCTTTAAATATTCCTTCTGATATATCTGCATTGCAGAGAGCTTTTATAGTGTTTCGAATTAGCTCCTCGTGATCCTTTAAAATGTAAGGCCCCTGAAAGAAAATTTATGTTGAAGATGTAAAACGGGGTCCAACACCGGGTAAACCATGTGAACTGGGATGGGtctgactctgataccatgttgaagtatgtaaccatctcatctaaaaacttAAACTTTAGGTTATTAAAAATCCTAGGGAGCATTCTTATAGATGCTCCCGCTCTACTTCAAGAAAGTCATGTTAAATTTTGAGACTGgtttttatctttatataaCATGCTTTTGCACTATTATATACCAGATTTCGTTGAGACAAGTCTGACTACCTAGTGTAATCCTACAAGTGGTATTTGGGAGGGGAGAGTATACACAGAGCTTAcccctacctcgtggaggtaagGAGGTCGTTTCTGAAGGATCCTCGACTCAAGTATAGCAAATCAAAGTAATTGATTGGGAAATGGGAAAACTACAGCGAAGAAAACATGACAACTAACAAGGAAAACAGTACAGAACATTCAGAAAAGGaagaataacaacaacaaaatagtctGATAACtgaaacacaataaacaacagATGATAACAGATATCAAAAGCAAGAAACTACATGAATAAAAGATGTGGATGCATACCCAATCGTGGCAAGCAACTAGAAAGTGATCTGTTCCGTGTGTACGATTCCAGAAGGGATACTTTGCAGCTAGCATGTTCACATAGTCTCGCAGGAATTCTGACAACGGCCTAAGATTATGCGAGCCAGGCACATAAACTGCCATCTGCAACTGTCGTGAACTATATGGCAGATAGAATAGGTGAGCCTTCTCAGGGTCCCTAGTGACAAAGTAGGGATTTTCCTCCATCAATTTCATGAACCATCCCTCGGACGAATAAATTCCCAGAAGATGAGGTTCGTGGAAAATAGGCCTGTCTCCTTCTTTGTAAATGTAAACTTTGAGTAGAAGTTCCATCATCTCATAGCTCCTGGAATGTCAACCAAAATTTgtgtttaaacaaaaaaaataattgtgaagtcttctttactttcttaaactccgtgccaagtcatAACAGGTCACTCAATTTGAAACAGAGGGAGATCATACCTCTTAAAGTTGGAAATATTCCTAAAAAGAGGAGCATACAAGTCTGGATCATCGGTGACTAAAGGAGCTTGCTCAATCTCCCTTCTAGCATATGCAAGTGCCTCATTTGGTGTCAACGACGCGATAAATCTCTGGAGATAACTATGTTAAAGAAGAACAAGATAGACAGAAAGAAATATGAATTCAATAATCACTTAACTTACTTGCAAGTGATCAGGCACAACAGGTGGAGGCGGATAAACAATCTTTTCTACTATACGTGCCTGCTTCTTGCGTCTTCTACGCCTCAGAAGTCTTGCTCGTCTTTCCATAACTCTCATTAATCGGTTTGCTCTGGCTGTAGAGTTGAGTGAAACAACCGCGGGCAAATGCTTACTCATTTTCAACTGGTTATCAGATGTTACTGAAAGTTCAAGTTCCCTCGATTTGTTTCCGTGATTTATTAGGCGTTGGTAAGATGAAACATCCAAGGGTGGAGAGCTAATCCATTCAGTTAAAGGATTAGGGAGGCTATAAATTTGAAAGACAACTCTGAACACTGTTAAAATAGTGCCTATAACAAAGAGTTTCTTCCAGTTAACTCTGAAGAACAGAACAACAATTATTCGCCGCAAGAATTTCCTCATCTCTTTTGGCAAATAAAGTACTCCTTAGTCCTCCCTATACTACAAAAATCCAACTTTGGTAATGAAATGGTATGTATATTGACGACGAACATCGGATTTCAATTCATTTGGAAGCCTAAAACAGCTACCCCATACCTCCAACATGTTCTTCAGCTCAAAGTTGAAGATCTAACAAAACAAGAGGATAAAGAAACCATTAAGTTTATTCTAACATGTAGGGttatgatacaacatcaacatatccagtgaaatcacacagtgggttctggggagggtagagtgtacgcagaccttatcACTACCTCGTGGAAGTAGAGAGACAGTTTTACAAAAGACCATCAACTCAAGGGCAACAAATCCAagtacaaagaagaagaaaacatagCAATTAACAAAGGAAGCAGTGCAAAGCAACATGTAGAGTTATGATACTACATAAAAAAAAGGCAATACTATGTATCCAACGATGGACACAATAGATAATGTTGTATTCAGGTTAGCTTGTTCCCACCTCGACTATTCCACGTGATATATTATTACCTCTCACCAACACATATATCGAGTAACTCACCAACAAAATTTATCATGTGGAAAACCCTCTCAAACCCAAAACACCAAAAGAGAAACTAGGATTTCAACTTTATGAGTTCTGAATTTTAATAATGACAATTTTAAGTGATAATAATCGGattttctaaatttaatatttatacatatttaattaatttattcgAGCAAAATCAATTAGGTTCAGCTGAACCTGCATGCAGGCTACTAGCTCCGCCCCGAAAAACACCACACCCCACCTCACAAAATTTGACAAGCATTTACATTTTGACAATAAAGCAACCAAATTGTTATTGAATATTGACatcaattttaaagatttagTATGGATATTTTCAATGTAAGAAATGATCACAAACTAATTAAacaatatgtaaaaataaagtTGTTCCACATTATAATAAATCATATCCATGTATACTTGATACCTTTAGTGTACAAAGATCAAATGGAGGTCAGCAATACGACGTCGGAGAGTCTGGAGaaatagagaaaaagaaagtagaaattgaagaagaaaaaatggagaTTTGGAAAGTTGAGAAGGAGAATTAAAATAGCGAAATTGGCGCTAACtgttttcatatttattggTCAATTCTTcgacacttcctttcctttcaaCTGCTCTTGTTTAATCCAATTTACGTGTGTCAGCGTTTGACTTggcataaagtttttttttctttggaatttcaaatttgatattttatttttcgagtTCCATATTTAAGTTTTTATCTAAACTATCAACGAATATTTATCGAAATATAAATTATCAgttatttgagtttcatacatgaaattttcatatagaaaaaATGAACTAATAAATCACAaatctattttacccttataaactatttattgaaattaatctatttttttacttcttttcttttaccttcatgtttttagtttatttcatttttttaactttaagaaatatttttatcttctaTATTTGTATACTGACGTGTGGAATTCAAATTCTATACGTTATGACTTATGATGAATATAATTACACTTTCAACTTTTCTCTAGTCTTGTTTCTATAGAAATCTTTTGAATTAAGCCACACCACATATTCCTTTTCATTTGAAGAAAACAGACAAAGAAAATTGATatgattctttattttttaggCATCCAAATCTATCCtctttttaaggaaaaaaagaagtttaCCAAGCATGGCTTGCTAGCTTATtgtataaaaaaattttaaaaaagaagaagaataatatcatttttttttacttttggttTAAATAGAAATAAACCTCGTGTGTCcctttttatttgtccaattttgactttttacttgtcatatttgacaaattaaaaaaaatatatatttttttacctattattccctcaatttatttagaaagttaatgttttgaaaaaggtaCAATCTCTTAATTTACTGAGTAAATTAATTTTGGAATTCTATCAATGAATAAAAGTAAAATGGTAAGCTCACTATatcaattgttatttttttaatagacgtgcgaagtaaaaaaaatggataagtaaatagggacagagGTAATATCAATCATACATTTATTGATTAAGTATGAATACATGATATAAATAGGGAAAATggtctgaaatatattcgaactttgatcgaaattatTGTTATGATACCGAACTTTGGAAATGACCGTTTACCcctctgcactatttaatagtgtattttaaaggtatatatgtgcccacgtagacataaaaaatattgcatcattataaatagtaatgtgtccacatgggcacatatatacctttaaaatacactattaaatagtgcaggggtgaaaggtcctccataaagtttggtatcgtaacagcaatttcggccaaagttagagtatttttcaaacccttttccTATATAAATACTCCTTCTATTTTATATTACTTGATTCCTATTGATTTGATAGACTCTTTTAGAAAGCTTAGATGTGTATGTgtatttttactaaaataatcTTATTAATGATGCTTAGGAACACCAAATTTGACTAGTACTTatttaatacttattaaacatagtatgtaaaaagaaaaaaaaaatctcttttgaGTCattaaaatggacaagtaaaatgaaatatctatttttgatataaaataaaatagtgagagtaatcaaattcttttttaatttactaaaatgaacaagtaaaaataaaatatttatttttgatactgaagtcaaataaaatgaaacggaCGGACTTAGAACATTTTTACTCTATTTTTCTgctttttattctctttttctttcgtTTTTCCCTTCCTagttttcaaacaaaaatacaaaaaaatcagTTTCCAGGAAATCCGTGAAGTAAAAGCCCAATGAATAAGGAAAANNNNNNNNNNNNNNNNNNNNNNNNNNNNNNNNNNNNNNNNNNNNNNNNNNNNNNNNNNNNNNNNNNNNNNNNNNNNNNNNNNNNNNNNNNNNNNNNNNNNNNNNNNNNNNNNNNNNNNNNNNNNNNNNNNNNNNNNNNNNNNNNNNNNNNNNNNNNNNNNNNNNNNNNNNNNNNNNNNNNNNNNNNNNNNNNNNNN
This genomic stretch from Solanum stenotomum isolate F172 chromosome 10, ASM1918654v1, whole genome shotgun sequence harbors:
- the LOC125843172 gene encoding uncharacterized protein LOC125843172 yields the protein MISRGYATDTQSKSSDIAAAVLAASSPLQILAACDAVELFLHKHTADQTRWFFSITFPTLICKIFGFDESSSASVAVKSMSPSGWIDIAALSNDSQLAGRIFSLLSPTGVLLSSIVAADGLSLVKYVFPVERLPEWVRYMLQNERDSLVLSDLCPLFKNRLKEDSVKGSSFQVQLNVFEYYMFWFVYYPVCRGNSEGPQTVSVRRSRRFRLENWAYSIPGLSSTKRGMEQNNDGDLYMRLLYAYLRAYVPVADMKAHQPYRSSLLHYSFSYGTPIVEKAEFLVNTLIHFWLVDNDFSPLPVNLCKSFGMTFPFRSVLGEIPPTSGLGEVVNVFVKYLNLSPIASSDRTDQVDYTESPKWKVGGTFNASQSRNAVPFVDSGNSWNSWIQRPLYRFILRTFLYCPMESSIKNASQVFTLWVSYLEPWSISMEEFAKLDSDLGKSNRGTLKEVTPSMPHGYTSSWQDFVLANYLYYSSLVMHFIGFAHKFLHTDPEVIVKMVSKVCSIFKSFLLLVTIVERLLVHITWVFVAIMSDLRLFSDGEDGGQKLLQLFVLRAESELQSIGGENLSQNLQGLDRLKSELCQLFGGPIMNPLSTPETVQCEYMRDEIFKPRSFANRAMVDIKYKGDWMKRPISDDEIGWLAKVLVKLSGWLNESLGLGQVESSQESPSWSYVDVSSDARSVCGPMEVIKVVLCSFISWLLMLRGAGVRFMREHGVRVNLRVLASKKVVVVLLVIAAFSLLRRAFFGVG
- the LOC125841833 gene encoding probable glycosyltransferase At5g03795, which encodes MRKFLRRIIVVLFFRVNWKKLFVIGTILTVFRVVFQIYSLPNPLTEWISSPPLDVSSYQRLINHGNKSRELELSVTSDNQLKMSKHLPAVVSLNSTARANRLMRVMERRARLLRRRRRKKQARIVEKIVYPPPPVVPDHLQRFIASLTPNEALAYARREIEQAPLVTDDPDLYAPLFRNISNFKRSYEMMELLLKVYIYKEGDRPIFHEPHLLGIYSSEGWFMKLMEENPYFVTRDPEKAHLFYLPYSSRQLQMAVYVPGSHNLRPLSEFLRDYVNMLAAKYPFWNRTHGTDHFLVACHDWGPYILKDHEELIRNTIKALCNADISEGIFKAGKDVSLPETAVRNIGKPLVNVGGKRVSQRPILAFFAGNMHGPVRPKLLKYWSDRDEDMKIYGPLPTKVSRVMSYADHMKSSKFCLCPMGFEVNSPRIVEAIYYECVPVIIADNLALPFDEVLDWSAFSLIVSEEDIPKLKEILLSIPLRRYQVMQNNVKRVQKHFHWNAMPFRFDLFHMILHSIWSRRLNQFQESQIS